One Helianthus annuus cultivar XRQ/B chromosome 12, HanXRQr2.0-SUNRISE, whole genome shotgun sequence genomic region harbors:
- the LOC110893738 gene encoding tetraspanin-2 — MAVSNNIIATLNFIAILCSIPIITAGIWLSSKPDNECIRWLRWPVLIIGILFLLLALTGFIGAYYNKQGLLAFYLFCNAALIIAGLVLLILAFVVTRPSGAYDVPGRSYKEYRLGGYSKWLRDHVTGVDSWGNIKVCLSSSDVCTKMTRDSYSAVQFFGSDISPLQSGCCKPPTVCGYQYVNPIMWINPSNPTGDMDCPIWNNDPNQLCYNCDSCKAGLLGNLRKEWRTANVILIVAVVALICLYLIACSAYKNAQTEEIFRRYKQGWT, encoded by the exons ATGGCAGTGAGCAACAACATAATAGCAACACTCAACTTCATAGCCATCCTATGCTCCATCCCCATCATAACCGCCGGCATCTGGCTGTCCTCCAAACCAGACAACGAGTGCATCCGCTGGCTCCGTTGGCCGGTCCTCATCATCGGCATCCTCTTCCTCCTCTTAGCCTTAACCGGCTTCATCGGCGCCTACTACAACAAACAAGGCCTCTTAGCCTTCTACCTCTTCTGCAATGCCGCTCTTATTATCGCTGGGCTTGTTCTCCTTATACTAGCGTTTGTTGTTACGCGCCCCTCTGGCGCGTATGATGTTCCTGGCAGGAGTTATAAGGAGTACCGGTTGGGTGGGTATTCGAAGTGGTTGAGGGATCATGTTACGGGTGTGGATAGTTGGGGGAATATTAAGGTTTGTTTGAGTTCGTCTGATGTTTGTACGAAGATGACAAGGGATTCGTACTCTGCTGTTCAGTTTTTTGGGTCTGATATATCTCCTCTTCAG TCAGGATGTTGTAAGCCTCCAACCGTGTGTGGATACCAGTACGTGAACCCTATTATGTGGATCAACCCGAGTAACCCAACCGGAGATATGGATTGTCCTATATGGAACAACGACCCGAACCAATTGTGCTATAACTGCGACTCGTGTAAAGCTGGTTTGTTAGGGAACCTAAGGAAAGAGTGGAGAACCGCGAATGTGATATTAATCGTAGCTGTGGTGGCTCTTATATGCCTTTATCTAATAGCTTGTAGCGCTTACAAAAACGCACAGACAGAAGAAATTTTCCGAAGGTATAAACAAGGTTGGACATGA
- the LOC110893737 gene encoding transcription factor KUA1, with amino-acid sequence MVRKCSHCGNIGHNSRTCNSYNRGNVKNTILAGGGGLRLFGVQLDSPHSMVMKKCLSMDCFPSSSPLSSASPSSSSLSSSRVSINDLTDKNISDGYLSNGLINRTQERKKGLPWSEDEHRLFLVGLERLGKGDWRGISINFVTTRTPTQVASHAQKYFLRQASLDKKNRRSSLFDLVRGNSIKNALQNQENNCSMSQTSSFNEHQDSNDNLSLIDFSSLNQENVYYNPMVKFYETTSICSQVHASPSGTIGSKSGTLDLELTLAAPNTMDQNKSSTTSLQLGPIISVI; translated from the exons ATGGTGAGAAAATGCTCACATTGTGGAAACATAGGCCACAATTCAAGAACTTGCAATAGTTACAATAGAGGAAATGTGAAAAACACAATTTTGGCAGGAGGAGGTGGTTTAAGGCTATTTGGAGTTCAACTTGACTCACCACACTCTATGGTCATGAAGAAATGCCTTAGCATGGATTGTTTTCCATCTTCTTCGCCACTATCATCGGCTtcgccttcttcttcttctttatcTTCCTCTCGGGTCTCAATCAATGACCTAACCGACAAGAACATCTCGGATGGTTATCTTTCAAATGGTCTCATCAACCGAACTCAAGAAAGGAAAAAGG GCCTCCCTTGGTCAGAAGACGAACACCGACTATTTCTAGTTGGACTCGAGAGGCTAGGAAAAGGTGACTGGAGAGGAATATCGATAAACTTTGTGACCACAAGGACGCCTACTCAAGTTGCAAGTCATGCTCAAAAGTACTTCCTTCGGCAGGCAAGTCTTGACAAGAAGAATCGTCGTTCAAGCCTCTTTGACTTG GTGAGAGGCAATAGCATCAAGAATGCACtacaaaatcaagaaaacaatTGTAGCATGAGTCAAACAAGCTCCTTTAATGAACATCAAGATTCCAATGACAATCTTTCTTTGATAGATTTCAGTTCTTTAAATCAAGAAAATGTTTACTACAATCCCATGGTCAAATTCTATGAAACAACATCAATATGTTCTCAGGTGCATGCTTCTCCAAGTGGTACTATTGGCTCAAAAAGTGGTACTCTTGACTTAGAACTTACTCTTGCTGCTCCAAACACAATGGACCAAAACAAGTCATCTACCACTTCCCTTCAACTTGGGCCCATTATTAGTGTTATTTAG
- the LOC110893736 gene encoding probable acyl-[acyl-carrier-protein]--UDP-N-acetylglucosamine O-acyltransferase, mitochondrial isoform X1, translating to MAVSPLRLRRQLAVHLLRPLYGHRLSTLSHACKDDNDDGTNPSFIHPTSVVHPDAIIGQGVSIGPFCTVGSSVMLGNHCKLHPGSHVFGNTKLGDKCILMSGAVVGDNIPGKTIIGCNNVIGHHAVVGIKCQDMKYKSGNECFLQVGDNNEIREHVSIHRSSKPCDRTVIGDNNLIMGSCHIAHDCKVGSNNIFANNTLLAGHVLVEDHAHTAGAIVVHQFCNIGSFCFIGGGSVVSQDVPKYTMVAGDRAELRGLNLEGLRRSGFSVSEIRSLRAAYRKIFMPTNASLGGIEDRLADVECHKDLSLVPAVLSFVQSIRESLKEGRRGICKFRSWSFS from the exons ATGGCAGTTTCACCCCTCAGACTCCGGCGGCAACTCGCTGTTCATCTTCTCCGGCCACTTTACGGTCACCGGCTCTCCACTCTCAGCC ATGCTTGTAAAGACGATAATGATGACGGAACAAACCCTAGCTTCATACACCCTACGTCTGTCGTTCATCCTGATGCTATTATAGGTCAG GGTGTTTCTATTGGCCCCTTTTGTACTGTGGGATCTTCAGTAATGTTGGGTAACCATTGCAAACTACATCCTGGAAGTCACGTTTTTGGAAACACAAAATTGGGAGATAAATGCATCTTGATGAG TGGGGCGGTTGTTGGAGATAACATTCCCGGGAAAACAATCATTGGTTGCAACAACGTTATTGGTCACCATGCTGTGGTTGGTATCAAATGCCAGGACATGAAGTATAAG TCAGGTAACGAATGCTTTCTTCAAGTTGGTGATAACAACGAGATTAGAGAACATGTTTCTATCCATCGATCTTCAAAACCTTGTGACAGAACA GTTATTGGTGATAACAATCTTATTATGGGATCTTGTCATATAGCCCATGATTGCAAAGTGGGTAGCAACAATATTTTTGCAAACAACACCCTTTTAGCAGGCCATGTATTGGTGGAG GACCATGCGCACACTGCTGGGGCCATTGTTGTTCATCAGTTCTGCAATATTGGTTCTTTCTGTTTCATTGGTGGGGGTTCAGTG GTTTCACAAGATGTCCCGAAGTACACAATGGTGGCTGGAGATAGAGCAGAGCTACGCGGTTTGAATCTAGAAGGTCTTCGAAGAAGTGGGTTCTCGGTTAGTGAG ATTAGGAGCCTGAGAGCTGCTTACAGGAAGATATTCATGCCTACTAATGCAAGCCTTGGGGGTATTGAAGACCGTCTTGCTGATGTG GAATGTCATAAAGACTTGTCACTTGTTCCTGCTGTGCTTTCCTTTGTGCAATCCATACGTGAATCTCTTAAAGAAGGTCGACGTGGAATATGCAAATTCAGATCTTGGAgtttttcttga
- the LOC110893736 gene encoding probable acyl-[acyl-carrier-protein]--UDP-N-acetylglucosamine O-acyltransferase, mitochondrial isoform X3, with translation MLGNHCKLHPGSHVFGNTKLGDKCILMSGAVVGDNIPGKTIIGCNNVIGHHAVVGIKCQDMKYKSGNECFLQVGDNNEIREHVSIHRSSKPCDRTVIGDNNLIMGSCHIAHDCKVGSNNIFANNTLLAGHVLVEDHAHTAGAIVVHQFCNIGSFCFIGGGSVVSQDVPKYTMVAGDRAELRGLNLEGLRRSGFSVSEIRSLRAAYRKIFMPTNASLGGIEDRLADVECHKDLSLVPAVLSFVQSIRESLKEGRRGICKFRSWSFS, from the exons ATGTTGGGTAACCATTGCAAACTACATCCTGGAAGTCACGTTTTTGGAAACACAAAATTGGGAGATAAATGCATCTTGATGAG TGGGGCGGTTGTTGGAGATAACATTCCCGGGAAAACAATCATTGGTTGCAACAACGTTATTGGTCACCATGCTGTGGTTGGTATCAAATGCCAGGACATGAAGTATAAG TCAGGTAACGAATGCTTTCTTCAAGTTGGTGATAACAACGAGATTAGAGAACATGTTTCTATCCATCGATCTTCAAAACCTTGTGACAGAACA GTTATTGGTGATAACAATCTTATTATGGGATCTTGTCATATAGCCCATGATTGCAAAGTGGGTAGCAACAATATTTTTGCAAACAACACCCTTTTAGCAGGCCATGTATTGGTGGAG GACCATGCGCACACTGCTGGGGCCATTGTTGTTCATCAGTTCTGCAATATTGGTTCTTTCTGTTTCATTGGTGGGGGTTCAGTG GTTTCACAAGATGTCCCGAAGTACACAATGGTGGCTGGAGATAGAGCAGAGCTACGCGGTTTGAATCTAGAAGGTCTTCGAAGAAGTGGGTTCTCGGTTAGTGAG ATTAGGAGCCTGAGAGCTGCTTACAGGAAGATATTCATGCCTACTAATGCAAGCCTTGGGGGTATTGAAGACCGTCTTGCTGATGTG GAATGTCATAAAGACTTGTCACTTGTTCCTGCTGTGCTTTCCTTTGTGCAATCCATACGTGAATCTCTTAAAGAAGGTCGACGTGGAATATGCAAATTCAGATCTTGGAgtttttcttga
- the LOC110893736 gene encoding probable acyl-[acyl-carrier-protein]--UDP-N-acetylglucosamine O-acyltransferase, mitochondrial isoform X2 gives MAVSPLRLRRQLAVHLLRPLYGHRLSTLSHACKDDNDDGTNPSFIHPTSVVHPDAIIGQGVSIGPFCTVGSSVMLGNHCKLHPGSHVFGNTKLGDKCILMSGAVVGDNIPGKTIIGCNNVIGHHAVVGIKCQDMKYKSGNECFLQVGDNNEIREHVSIHRSSKPCDRTVIGDNNLIMGSCHIAHDCKVGSNNIFANNTLLAGHVLVEDHAHTAGAIVVHQFCNIGSFCFIGGGSVVSQDVPKYTMVAGDRAELRGLNLEGLRRSGFSVSEGF, from the exons ATGGCAGTTTCACCCCTCAGACTCCGGCGGCAACTCGCTGTTCATCTTCTCCGGCCACTTTACGGTCACCGGCTCTCCACTCTCAGCC ATGCTTGTAAAGACGATAATGATGACGGAACAAACCCTAGCTTCATACACCCTACGTCTGTCGTTCATCCTGATGCTATTATAGGTCAG GGTGTTTCTATTGGCCCCTTTTGTACTGTGGGATCTTCAGTAATGTTGGGTAACCATTGCAAACTACATCCTGGAAGTCACGTTTTTGGAAACACAAAATTGGGAGATAAATGCATCTTGATGAG TGGGGCGGTTGTTGGAGATAACATTCCCGGGAAAACAATCATTGGTTGCAACAACGTTATTGGTCACCATGCTGTGGTTGGTATCAAATGCCAGGACATGAAGTATAAG TCAGGTAACGAATGCTTTCTTCAAGTTGGTGATAACAACGAGATTAGAGAACATGTTTCTATCCATCGATCTTCAAAACCTTGTGACAGAACA GTTATTGGTGATAACAATCTTATTATGGGATCTTGTCATATAGCCCATGATTGCAAAGTGGGTAGCAACAATATTTTTGCAAACAACACCCTTTTAGCAGGCCATGTATTGGTGGAG GACCATGCGCACACTGCTGGGGCCATTGTTGTTCATCAGTTCTGCAATATTGGTTCTTTCTGTTTCATTGGTGGGGGTTCAGTG GTTTCACAAGATGTCCCGAAGTACACAATGGTGGCTGGAGATAGAGCAGAGCTACGCGGTTTGAATCTAGAAGGTCTTCGAAGAAGTGGGTTCTCGGTTAGTGAG ggcttttga